Proteins encoded in a region of the Loxodonta africana isolate mLoxAfr1 chromosome 22, mLoxAfr1.hap2, whole genome shotgun sequence genome:
- the TMEM89 gene encoding transmembrane protein 89: MLHALSLLPLLLLLAMPTSALAWSRPLWYQVGLDLQPWGCQPNGLEGCGGGLGCPGHWMGLGMSDHIYPVAGITVTTTMMLVISRVMLQRRRSLTTKGEHTQMTTDPCGPWKRRAPISDRALLLGVLHMMDALLVHIEGHLQRLATQPHSQIKGTPSQSG; the protein is encoded by the exons ATGCTGCACGCACTGTCCTTACTGCCCTTACTGCTCCTGCTGGCGATGCCCACCTCTGCCCTCGCCTGGTCACGTCCCCTCTGGTACCAGGTGGGGCTGGACTTGCAGCCTTGGGGGTGCCAGCCGAACGGCCTGGAAGGGTGCGGGGGTGGCCTGGGGTGTCCTGGCCATTGGATGGGCCTAGGCATGTCGGATCATATCTACCCTGTGGCTGGCATCACCGTCACTACCACCATGATGCTGGTTATTAGCCGAGTGATGCTGCAAAGGCGGCGTTCACTGACCACCAAGGGTGAG CATACACAGATGACCACTGACCCCTGTGGACCGTGGAAGCGGCGGGCCCCGATCTCAGACCGTGCCCTACTCCTGGGGGTTCTGCATATGATGGATGCCCTCCTGGTTCATATAGAGGGCCACCTGCAGCGTCTAGCCACCCAACCGCATAGCCAAATAAAAGGGACTCCCTCCCAGAGTGGGTGA